Proteins from one Elgaria multicarinata webbii isolate HBS135686 ecotype San Diego chromosome 3, rElgMul1.1.pri, whole genome shotgun sequence genomic window:
- the CHD1L gene encoding chromodomain-helicase-DNA-binding protein 1-like, with amino-acid sequence MSRFFQTLSNTRKSRQGGARIEKAHLSQWGLTGIHLRPYQMEGVNWLTHSYGTWHGCILGDEMGLGKTCQTISLLVVLSGKLNRRPFLILCPLSVLNNWEEELKRFSPSLSFVTYSGDKEERAGLQQHLNSNHDFHVVLTTYEICLKDAALLKRFNWACLIVDEAHRLKNQDALLHKTLLEFSTDFRLLLTGTPIQNNLQELYAMLAFIEPVIFPRELVEEFVDYYHEIGKESKAVKELHSLLQPFLLRRVKEEVAVELPKKEEVVLYHGMSALQRKFYKAVLMKDLDAFENETGKKAKLQNVLIQLRKCVAHPYLFNGVEPEPFVIGDHIIEASGKLSLLDKLLPFLYVGGHRVLLFSQMTQMLDILQDYMVYRGYSYERLDGSVRGEERQLAIKNFGQQPIFAFLLSTKSGGVGINLTAADTVVFVDSDFNPQNDLQAAARAHRIGQTKPVKIIRLIGRDTVEEIIYQRAASKLQLTNAVIEGGQFALGAQKSEEAADVQLSEILKFGLDKLMSLDGSTICDVDLGSVLGETRGGRWSMDPVLSIAEGNKEQNVRSHIYLYEGKDYSKEPSQEDKKAFDQLLSLQRVHLEDTSQEGRSLRNKANVLLMGIQMEPSKKRRKLSIEELEVQQKKLQEAAAKKASLREEKRQKKAEAEHQKKMAWWEANHYRSYCLESEDSSEEEEEKEGRLDVDLECTDPDLSSIKYVMGDVTHPMAGEEDAIIVYCVDDSGRWGRGGLFTALENRSAQPKKIYELAGKMKDLTLGGTLLFPIDDKESRNKGQDLLALVVAQHRDGSNNLSGIKLPALEKGLKKIYLAAKKKDASVHLPRIGYSTKGFNWYGTERLIRKYLATRRIPTFVYYFPKTKVSSSS; translated from the exons GTATTCATCTACGCCCCTATCAGATGGAAGGCGTAAACTGGCTGACACACTCCTATGGAACCTGGCATGGCTGCATCCTGGGCGATGAAATGGGTCTTGGGAAGACCTGCCAG ACTATTTCTCTGCTTGTTGTCTTAAGTGGGAAGCTGAACAGAAGGCCCTTTTTGATCCTTTGTCCTCTGTCAGTGTTAAACAACTGGGAAGAGGAACTAAAAAG gttTTCTCCAAGCCTTTCATTCGTGACATATTCAGGAGATAAGGAAGAAAGGGCCGGGCTACAGCAGCACTTGAACTCAAATCATGATTTTCACGTTGTGCTGACAACTTATGAG ATATGCTTAAAAGATGCAGCACTTCTAAAACG TTTTAACTGGGCTTGCCTCATTGTGGATGAAGCTCACAGACTGAAGAATCAGGATGCATTGCTTCATAAAACACTCTTGGAG TTTTCAACAGATTTTCGCCTCCTGCTGACAGGCACTCCCATTCAGAACAATCTGCAAGAGTTATACGCCATGCTTGCTTTTATTGAACCAGTTATATTCCCCAGGGAGTTAGTGGAAGAATTTGTTGACTATTACCATGAAATTGGAAAGGAAAGCAAAGCAG TCAAAGAACTGCATAGTCTATTGCAGCCGTTTTTGCTCAGGAGAGTGAAGGAGGAAGTTGCAGTGGAACTCCCAAAGAAGGAGGAGGTTGTTCTCTACCATGGAATGTCAGCACTGCAGAGAAAGTTTTATAAGGCTGTTTTGATGAAAGACCTAG ATGCATTTGAAAATGAAACAGGGAAGAAAGCAAAGCTCCAGAATGTGTTAATTCAACTCCGGAAATGTGTAGCTCATCCATATCTGTTCAATG GTGTGGAACCAGAGCCCTTTGTCATTGGGGATCATATCATTGAAGCCAGCGGGAAGCTGAGCTTGTTGGATaaacttcttcctttcctttatgTAGG TGGTCATCGTGTATTGCTGTTTTCCCAGATGACCCAAATGCTGGATATTCTGCAAGACTATATGGTTTATAGAG GTTACAGCTATGAGCGCCTGGATGGATCTGTCCGAGGTGAAGAAAGGCAACTTGCCATTAAGAACTTTGGTCAGCAGCCCATTTTTGCCTTCCTCCTGAGCACCAAGTCAG GTGGAGTTGGCATCAATCTAACCGCAGCAGACACCGTTGTTTTTGTTGATAGTGACTTTAACCCACAAAACGACTTGCAAGCAGCAGCAAGAGCCCACAGGATTGGCCAGACGAA GCCTGTAAAAATTATTCGCTTGATTGGGAGAGACACTGTAGAAGAAATAATCTACCAACGAGCAGCATCAAAACTCCAGCTAACCAATGCTGTCATTGAAGGTGGCCAGTTCGCccttggagcccagaaatcaGAGGAAGCCGCAGACGTCCAG CTGAGTGAAATCCTGAAGTTTGGGTTGGACAAACTGATGTCATTGGATGGAAGCACCATCTGTGATGTGGATCTAGGAAGTGTCCTTGGGGAGACAAGAGGAGGAAGATGGTCAATGGATCCTGTGCTGTCGATTGCAGAGGGAAATAAGGAGCAAAATGTACGAA gccACATATACCTATATGAAGGCAAAGACTATTCCAAGGAACCTAGCCAAGAAGACAAGAAAGCCTTTGATCAGCTGCTAAGTCTTCAGAGAGTTCACCTTGAAGACACCAGTCAAGAAGGAAGATCTCTTCGAAATAAAGCAAAT GTTCTTCTCATGGGCATTCAGATGGAACCTAGTAAGAAAAGGCGCAAATTGAGTATAGAAGAACTGGAGGTCCAGCAGAAAAAACtgcaggaggcagcagcaaagaaGGCCAGCCTGAGGGAAGAAAAGAGGCAGAAGAAGGCAGAAGCTGAACACCAGAAGAA GATGGCCTGGTGGGAGGCTAATCACTACAGGTCTTACTGTCTTGAGTCAGAAGacagcagtgaggaggaggaggagaaagaaggtaGGCTGGATGTGGATTTGGAGTGTACAGACCCAGACCTGAGCTCCATCAAGTATGTCATGGGTGATGTTACCCATCCTATGGCAGGAGAAGAGGACGCCATTATTGTGTACTGTGTAG ATGACTCTGGCCGCTGGGGAAGAGGAGGCTTGTTCACAGCTTTAGAGAATCGATCTGCCCAACCCAAAAAAATATATGAGTTGGCAGGAAAGATGAAAG ACCTAACGTTGGGAGGAACTCTTTTATTCCCCATTGATGATAAGGAATCCAGAAACAAAGGACAAGACTTG TTGGCCCTTGTTGTAGCACAACACCGAGACGGTTCCAACAACTTGTCTGGAATTAAGCTCCCTGCTTTGgaaaaaggattaaaaaaaatttaCCTGGCAGCCAAGAAAAAGGATG